The following proteins come from a genomic window of Pocillopora verrucosa isolate sample1 chromosome 6, ASM3666991v2, whole genome shotgun sequence:
- the LOC136281638 gene encoding putative nuclease HARBI1 — MEGPMRYKQLRNYANRRNTHVRRVRHLRDRFNTLEEYDDEAFRLRFRLRKDSVSDLVKILAKDLEHQTRRGLPLTPMQQVLIALRFYATGTFQRVISDLFGVSVFAACRVIHKVSRAIAKQKRQFLSIPGNLADVKRKFYDVGHFPGVIGAIDCTHVRVICPNKENAMAFVNRKQFYSINVQAVCDSDAFITNIVARWPGSTHDSRIFENSKIADKLRDGVLDGILLGDSGYACRAYLLTPILKPKNEGEVRYNTAHRRTRCVIERCFGLLKRRFPCLHLRLRTTLPNTLVIIVATAVLHNFALIHREQDFDEDIEDENVPFDIVATADASGDAKRPLIISRYFA, encoded by the coding sequence atggaGGGACCTATGCGCTACAAACAGTTAAGAAACTACGCCAATCGACGTAATACACATGTTCGACGAGTTCGGCACCTTAGGGATAGATTTAACACATTAGAGGAATACGACGACGAAGCCTTTCGATTGCGTTTTCGCCTTAGGAAGGACTCGGTCAGTGACCTCgtaaaaattttggctaaagaTCTTGAACATCAAACAAGGAGAGGTCTGCCGCTTACACCAATGCAGCAAGTGCTAATTGCTTTAAGATTTTATGCGACAGGAACTTTTCAGAGGGTTATCAGCGATTTATTTGGTGTTTCTGTATTTGCTGCATGCAGAGTAATCCACAAGGTTTCCAGGGCTATTGCGAAGCAAAAACGACAATTCCTGTCAATCCCAGGGAACCTGGCTGATGTCAAGAGGAAGTTTTATGATGTTGGACACTTTCCAGGTGTTATCGGGGCCATCGATTGTACCCACGTCAGGGTCATATgtccaaacaaagaaaatgccaTGGCATTTGTTAACCGCAAGCAATTTTACTCCATCAACGTCCAAGCCGTTTGTGATAGCGATGCCTTTATTACTAATATCGTAGCCCGCTGGCCTGGATCTACTCACGACTCGCGCATTTTCGAGAACAGCAAGATCGCAGACAAATTAAGGGATGGTGTTCTTGATGGCATTCTTTTGGGTGACAGCGGCTACGCTTGTCGAGCATATTTATTGACACCAATCCTCAAGCCAAAGAATGAAGGAGAAGTACGCTATAATACTGCACATAGGCGTACTAGGTGTGTTATTGAGAGATGCTTTGGATTGCTAAAGCGACGTTTTCCCTGTCTGCACTTAAGACTACGCACCACCTTACCGAATACCCTCGTCATTATTGTGGCCACTGCAGTGCTGCATAATTTTGCCCTTATACACCGAGAGCAAGACTTTGATGAAGAcattgaagatgaaaatgtcCCATTTGACATTGTTGCTACAGCAGACGCAAGTGGCGATGCTAAACGCCCGCTCATTATTTCACGATACTTTGCTTAA